A DNA window from Aminipila luticellarii contains the following coding sequences:
- a CDS encoding OmpA/MotB family protein: MKKRSIYEEEEKDNRDRWLLTYSDMITLLLALFIIMYSMSTINEAKFRAVAENMGHALNNPRASELFEQKDKGSKSEDQDMEKLAQEVKDYIKKNNLDGQVEVTGTESYVKIDLKDTLLFIPDSDQLINGNSEVLLELKDLIQEYYSQVSHIVIKGHTAFVPGTDEQFSWELSSNRALTVVQYLTENGMTPDKFSIEGYSHYAPAANNNTEEGRAKNRRVEIYITKQ; this comes from the coding sequence ATGAAGAAGAGATCGATATATGAAGAGGAAGAAAAAGATAACAGGGACAGATGGCTGCTGACATATTCTGATATGATTACCTTGCTGCTGGCACTTTTTATCATCATGTATTCTATGAGTACGATTAATGAAGCCAAGTTTAGAGCAGTAGCAGAGAATATGGGTCATGCCCTGAACAATCCCAGGGCTTCCGAACTATTTGAGCAAAAGGATAAGGGTTCAAAATCGGAGGATCAGGATATGGAAAAGCTGGCTCAAGAGGTTAAAGATTATATTAAGAAAAATAATTTAGACGGTCAGGTGGAAGTGACCGGAACGGAATCCTATGTGAAGATTGATTTGAAGGATACCTTATTGTTTATCCCTGACAGCGATCAGCTGATCAACGGAAACAGCGAGGTTCTACTGGAGTTGAAGGATTTGATACAGGAATATTACTCTCAGGTATCCCATATTGTAATCAAAGGGCATACGGCTTTTGTACCCGGAACGGATGAACAGTTTTCTTGGGAATTATCCTCGAACAGAGCGCTTACGGTGGTTCAATATTTAACCGAAAATGGAATGACTCCGGATAAATTTTCTATTGAAGGCTATTCTCACTACGCCCCGGCGGCCAACAATAATACGGAGGAAGGAAGAGCCAAGAACAGGCGGGTAGAGATTTATATTACAAAGCAATAA
- a CDS encoding pseudouridine synthase yields the protein MRLNKYIAQAGITSRRKADELTAHGNVKINGLVVKELGYDVKDGDVVEINGRRIDQVEQKPVYIMLNKPLGYITSSSDEKGRLTVQALVSDIDARLFAVGRLDYNTSGMLLMTNDGDLAYKLTHPKHHIYKTYRARVSGVLSPEKIAKLRNGVNIGGFVTSKANVRVIKQAERSAIVEIQIYEGKNRQVRKMFAAVGNKVQELERVAIGELYLGRLMVGHYRKLTPKEIEYLKNC from the coding sequence ATGAGACTGAACAAATATATTGCACAGGCCGGTATTACCAGCAGACGCAAGGCGGACGAGCTTACCGCCCACGGAAATGTCAAAATAAACGGATTAGTGGTCAAAGAACTTGGGTATGATGTGAAAGACGGAGATGTAGTTGAGATCAACGGCCGCAGAATAGATCAAGTAGAGCAAAAACCTGTCTATATCATGCTGAATAAGCCGCTGGGCTATATCACCTCTTCCAGCGATGAAAAGGGACGTCTTACCGTTCAGGCTCTGGTCTCCGATATAGATGCCCGGCTTTTTGCGGTGGGCCGCCTTGATTATAATACCTCCGGCATGCTGCTCATGACCAATGACGGAGATCTGGCTTACAAGCTCACGCATCCGAAACATCATATCTACAAGACTTACCGCGCAAGAGTCTCCGGTGTACTTTCTCCGGAGAAAATAGCCAAACTCAGAAACGGTGTCAATATCGGAGGTTTTGTTACCTCAAAAGCCAATGTCAGAGTAATCAAACAGGCTGAACGTTCAGCCATCGTTGAAATTCAGATTTACGAGGGAAAAAACCGTCAGGTTCGAAAAATGTTCGCGGCGGTGGGCAACAAGGTGCAGGAGCTTGAAAGAGTTGCTATCGGCGAACTATATTTAGGGCGTTTGATGGTAGGACATTATCGTAAGCTTACACCAAAAGAAATTGAATACTTAAAAAATTGCTAG